TATGCACACAGTCTCAAAACATATAAACACACACTCATGATCGATAACaaaattattatactatattatatattcttctttattttctcctttagtTATGGGGTTGTGAATGGTAATTAAGTAGcatttaaaccaaaaaaaagacaTGAGTTAAAGAAGCAGACCGTCATATTGTGTGACTTTGAGACGATGGAGGAGCTACTAGCAACACAAATGTAAACTTCCTTTagatgaaataattaatgtCCAAGTTTAATTCGTATTCCTTTCTGTGTATAGACTATACTAGTATTGTGTGTTTATATACACACAAAACTTGACCTGGACAGGCATGATTATCTATTAATTGGAGCGTATACAATAAGAAAGATAAGGAAAAATATGACTAAAAATAgtactatatatttatttttttaaatgtggtCCAACCCACAATATaatcatattttcttttcttttcacatttttatttgaCCATATATAggttgttattaatttttggaGACAAACCTTGTGCTATGAGGGCCACAAAagtttcaagaaaataataataagaaggaATGGACCATGTTAGAAAGCACACTGAAGTTGCGGCTTTGATAACTAGCTAGAGTGGGTCATTTGCATTTTTTGCCCCCATTTTGGGTTGGTTTCAAACTTTTGTCCCTCAAGATAAACGTTTTTAGGGACACAAGCTTATATTTTCGCATTAGAATATTTTGCGAGTTATGTTTcgcattttttaaaaatttatgtccTCAAGGTAtgagtttgttttttaaaaacaaaaattaaaaatcagcTTATTTAAAGCTTGAAGGGACAATCGTGCAATCAAATGAGCAATGAGCTAGAGTCCACTCATCTATTCAACTCCTTGTTTTGGGGAAAATTAAAGGTAGTTGCAATATATGTACTATAGAGTAATGTAATAACAAAGAAATTCATTCTGATCTTGAAAATACAACCAATCTTGTATAAGGACGGGCGTTATCGTGATAACGATTTTTAAATCAATATAATAgtccctttttattttaattccagtaatatcatataaatttacTGACTTTGCCTTCTTATTTACAAGGACTATTTATTATTATCCCACCACTATCTTCTTTATGACCTGAATTTTTCAATCTTAGTTTTCTCATACTTGCGAATAATAAAGTTTGCTGAAACCATCAAATTGGGATTGTTATAGTAATTAAGAATGTATAAGAAAAATCATTGAAATTGTAGGGTATTTTActaaaattgtcaattttacTTAAATGTCAAGACTAGTGTCGTATGTACATAACACTGCACACTTGATTGAGtacaaaaaaagtttttgatatatttcaaAAGGCTTGAAGTTTGCTTCGTTGTTTACATGATATTGACCCCTAGCTCTAGCTGCAGCTACATCTTATAGAACCTTTTTGGTTCTTTTAATTTTGGTGTCCCAATAATTAAGTAAtcgaaaagaaataaatattgataGGACTGTATTCtaaacttgatgaaaattcCCAGAATATTGATCAATTATGTAAGTATGCTATGATACTAATACCTTATTTTGATGTATATACTTCAGTTCCTAACTTATGATTTTcgacttatttttgttattttgacttaaaaacaagCATTTAAAGTACTTTTTCACTTATCTTACTCAAACACTACAAATATGCTTAAAAGCACATACTAGCCAATCCAAACATGCTCATAGTCAAATTAACATATTATAGGCATATAACTCTATAAATTGGCCTAGTTCCAGTACTAAAAAGACATCGAATTATCCCTAGCTAATCTGTCGCTAAAAACTTCTagctaattcaaattttatataatttgtcgCTAATCCGTAACTAAATGAAATTTTTGTTGTTAAGCTACAAAATTTTGTCCGTTgttaatttcttgttttctaGTAATTAGTGTTCCTTAATCCAATCCAACCAAGCCAAGTACCTTGGATTAGCCTCTTGATGCAGCAGAATTGTCATCTTATTCTTGGAATGAACCAAGAAAAGGGCAGACAAATTGCATTTGACAAAACTTAGGTTTCATTGGTTTGTCCATCAAGTATTTTGTCTCTTCGCATAGTAGCACATAATAAATTCAGTTTAGATCAATCAGAGAAGCAACAATAGTGATCAAGAACACGCGATTTTTTGATAACAAAGTCGAGATTATTCAAAGCTAGTTAGTAATAGCCATGGCAGAAAAGGAAGGAGCAATTGTCAAGAAGGGACATGAGGAAGGTTTGAAAATGGCAGTTTGCCTACTCGAAGAATTCGGACTCCCAATGGGGCTCCTCCCTCTTGCTGATGTGATCGAAGTGGGGTTCGTGAAGAACACAGGCTACATGTGGATCcagcaaaataaaaaaattgaacacaaGTTCAAAATGATCAGTAAAATGGTAAGTTATGACACTGAAATAAATGGATATGTTGACAAGAAAAGAATCAAGAAGCTCAAGGGAGTGAAAGCTAAGGAATTGATGTTATGGCCTCCAGTTAATGAGATAACTGTAAATGATCCTCCCACTGGCAAGATTCAATTCAAGAGTCTGGCTGGCATCACCAAAACATTCCCAGTTGAAGCTTTTGCTGCTGGCCAGTAATGGAAATGGAATATATATTTTCTGATTCATGACACTTGTGTGTTT
The Solanum stenotomum isolate F172 chromosome 12, ASM1918654v1, whole genome shotgun sequence DNA segment above includes these coding regions:
- the LOC125848220 gene encoding uncharacterized protein LOC125848220, with the translated sequence MAEKEGAIVKKGHEEGLKMAVCLLEEFGLPMGLLPLADVIEVGFVKNTGYMWIQQNKKIEHKFKMISKMVSYDTEINGYVDKKRIKKLKGVKAKELMLWPPVNEITVNDPPTGKIQFKSLAGITKTFPVEAFAAGQ